In a genomic window of Saccharothrix sp. HUAS TT1:
- a CDS encoding glutamyl-tRNA reductase: MSVLVVGLSHRTTPVPVLERVAVADADRGKVLDQLLTAPSVSEAVLLSTCNRVEVYAVVETFHGGVNEVVEVLARQAGAEPADLFEHLYVHYAGAAVEHLFSVAGGLDSMVVGEAQILGQLRNAYNAADDRGVVGRSLHELVQHALRVGKRVHTETDIDHAGASVVSEALGDAATALGGLDGRKAVIVGAGSMGGLAAAHLRRAGIGEVVIANRTPANGERLATALRADGVEATSTGLDALTAEIAGADVLFACTGSVGTVVGAEHIGDRAPDRPLVVCDLGLPKDVDPAATLLDGVRVVDLETLQRRLSDAPTGQGTLRAAEIVAEEVRAYLAGQRSAEVTPTVTALRKRAAEVVDAELLRLDSRLPELDGAVRDELAKTVRRVVDKLLHTPTVRVKELAAAPGGAGYAEALRELFGLDPQAPTAVSTPHSTQPKGEKR; this comes from the coding sequence ATGAGCGTGCTCGTCGTCGGCCTGTCCCACCGGACCACCCCCGTCCCCGTGCTGGAGCGCGTCGCGGTCGCCGACGCCGACCGCGGCAAGGTCCTCGACCAGCTGCTGACGGCGCCGAGCGTGTCCGAGGCCGTGCTGCTGTCGACCTGCAACCGGGTCGAGGTGTACGCGGTCGTCGAGACGTTCCACGGCGGCGTGAACGAGGTCGTCGAGGTGCTGGCCCGCCAGGCCGGGGCCGAGCCCGCCGACCTGTTCGAACACCTGTACGTCCACTACGCGGGCGCCGCGGTCGAGCACCTGTTCTCCGTCGCGGGCGGCCTGGACTCGATGGTGGTCGGCGAGGCCCAGATCCTCGGCCAGCTGCGCAACGCCTACAACGCCGCCGACGACCGGGGCGTCGTCGGCCGCTCGCTGCACGAGCTGGTCCAGCACGCCCTGCGGGTCGGCAAGCGCGTGCACACCGAGACCGACATCGACCACGCCGGCGCGTCCGTCGTCTCCGAAGCCCTCGGCGACGCGGCCACCGCGCTCGGCGGCCTCGACGGCCGCAAGGCCGTGATCGTCGGCGCGGGCTCCATGGGCGGCCTGGCCGCCGCCCACCTGCGCCGCGCGGGCATCGGCGAGGTCGTCATCGCCAACCGCACCCCGGCCAACGGCGAGCGCCTGGCCACGGCCCTGCGCGCGGACGGCGTCGAGGCCACCTCCACCGGCCTCGACGCGCTGACCGCCGAGATCGCCGGGGCGGACGTGCTGTTCGCCTGCACCGGCTCGGTCGGCACCGTCGTCGGCGCCGAGCACATCGGCGACCGCGCCCCGGACCGGCCGCTGGTCGTCTGCGACCTCGGCCTGCCCAAGGACGTCGACCCGGCCGCGACGCTGCTCGACGGCGTCCGCGTGGTCGACCTGGAGACCCTTCAGCGCAGGCTGTCCGACGCCCCGACCGGGCAGGGCACGCTGCGCGCGGCGGAGATCGTGGCCGAGGAGGTCCGCGCCTACCTGGCCGGGCAGCGCTCGGCCGAGGTCACCCCCACGGTGACGGCGCTGCGCAAGCGCGCCGCCGAAGTGGTGGACGCCGAGCTGCTGCGGCTGGACTCGCGGCTGCCCGAGCTGGACGGCGCGGTCCGCGACGAGCTGGCCAAGACCGTGCGCCGGGTGGTGGACAAGCTCCTGCACACCCCCACCGTGCGGGTGAAGGAGCTGGCCGCGGCGCCGGGCGGCGCGGGCTACGCCGAGGCGCTGCGCGAGCTGTTCGGGCTCGACCCGCAGGCGCCGACCGCCGTCAGCACCCCCCATTCGACGCAACCCAAAGGTGAGAAGCGGTGA
- a CDS encoding DUF5667 domain-containing protein, with the protein MVGKGITPLWRHRQREQFARAVDAHPEPVGDGPDDFADLADELAVVALLREAAVTSGPDEAARARMRARVLGAVAEPPPTGLDLDRPGRERRSGARARLAVALAAALCLLFSLTGMSLLLSRDALPGDALYGVKRTAETASLGLTFDEESKGQKRLEFAAARVAELETMVDRYRESGGGPLGGYLTALADFDADAAAGSRVLTAVGSNSDRRALEDLRDWATAHAARLTGLRAALPAEAAERAGTSLDLLERIADRASALHGRMNCGTVTSGQVDQVGPLPAEDGCAAQPVVPNPAPESGQPPLPAPTTTAVAPTTTREVPGATSAPAGVPTSAQPTTPPPAPTTTTTSPLLPLPTLTLPPLPLPGLGG; encoded by the coding sequence ATGGTAGGCAAGGGGATCACGCCGCTATGGCGGCACAGGCAGCGCGAGCAGTTCGCCCGCGCGGTCGACGCGCACCCCGAACCCGTCGGTGACGGCCCCGACGACTTCGCGGACCTCGCCGACGAGCTGGCGGTGGTGGCGCTGCTGCGGGAAGCCGCAGTCACGTCGGGCCCCGACGAGGCCGCCCGCGCGCGGATGCGGGCCAGGGTGCTGGGCGCGGTGGCCGAACCGCCGCCGACCGGGCTCGACCTCGACCGGCCCGGGCGGGAGCGCCGCAGCGGCGCCCGGGCGCGATTAGCGGTCGCGCTCGCCGCCGCGCTGTGCCTGCTGTTCTCGCTGACCGGGATGAGCCTGCTGCTCAGCCGGGACGCCCTGCCGGGTGACGCGCTGTACGGCGTCAAGCGCACCGCCGAGACCGCCTCGCTCGGCCTCACCTTCGACGAGGAGTCGAAGGGCCAGAAGCGGCTGGAGTTCGCCGCCGCGCGCGTCGCCGAGCTGGAGACCATGGTCGACCGGTACCGCGAGTCCGGCGGCGGGCCGCTCGGTGGCTACCTGACCGCGCTGGCCGACTTCGACGCGGACGCCGCCGCCGGTTCCCGCGTGCTGACCGCCGTCGGGTCGAACTCCGACCGGCGCGCCCTCGAAGACCTCCGCGACTGGGCCACCGCGCACGCCGCCCGGCTGACCGGGCTGCGGGCGGCGCTGCCCGCCGAGGCCGCCGAGCGGGCGGGCACGTCGCTGGACCTGCTGGAGCGGATCGCCGACCGCGCGTCGGCGCTGCACGGACGGATGAACTGCGGGACCGTGACGTCGGGGCAGGTCGACCAGGTCGGGCCGCTGCCCGCCGAGGACGGGTGCGCGGCGCAGCCGGTCGTCCCGAACCCCGCGCCGGAGAGCGGTCAACCGCCGCTCCCGGCGCCCACGACCACCGCCGTCGCGCCCACCACCACCCGTGAGGTCCCGGGCGCCACCAGCGCGCCGGCCGGCGTGCCGACGTCGGCGCAGCCCACGACCCCGCCACCCGCGCCGACCACCACGACGACGAGCCCGCTGCTGCCGCTGCCCACGTTGACCCTGCCCCCGTTGCCGCTGCCCGGCCTCGGCGGCTGA
- a CDS encoding redox-sensing transcriptional repressor Rex, whose product MAAQRGEGDGVVTRPGDTAPADVRERARAIPEAAVARLAVYLRVLSGMAEQGVTTISSEELAGAAGVNSAKLRKDLSYIGSYGTRGVGYDVEVLVSHIERILGLTRKHSVAVVGIGNLGHALANYGGFPSRGFPVAALFDIDDDLTGVPVGGIPVNHIDDITTVCAEREVSIGVIATPPQAAQAVCDRLVSAGVQCILNFAPVVLQVPDYVEVRKVDLAVEMQILSFHVARRADEAAGDVVNGIGVDGVVIRP is encoded by the coding sequence GTGGCGGCTCAGCGGGGCGAGGGTGACGGTGTCGTGACCCGCCCAGGAGACACCGCCCCCGCCGACGTCCGGGAGCGGGCGCGCGCGATCCCCGAGGCGGCGGTCGCGCGGCTGGCGGTCTACCTCCGGGTGCTCTCGGGCATGGCCGAGCAGGGCGTGACGACCATCTCCAGCGAGGAGCTGGCCGGCGCCGCGGGCGTCAACTCGGCCAAGCTCCGCAAGGACCTGTCCTACATCGGCTCGTACGGCACCAGGGGCGTCGGCTACGACGTCGAGGTGCTGGTGAGCCACATCGAGCGCATCCTCGGCCTCACCCGCAAGCACTCGGTGGCGGTCGTCGGGATCGGTAATCTTGGTCACGCGCTGGCCAACTACGGCGGCTTCCCCAGCCGGGGCTTCCCGGTCGCCGCGCTGTTCGACATCGACGACGACCTGACGGGAGTGCCGGTAGGCGGCATCCCGGTCAACCACATCGACGACATCACGACCGTCTGCGCCGAGCGCGAGGTCTCGATCGGCGTCATCGCGACACCGCCGCAGGCAGCTCAGGCCGTCTGCGACCGTTTGGTATCCGCCGGAGTCCAGTGCATCCTGAACTTCGCACCCGTCGTGCTCCAAGTGCCGGACTACGTCGAGGTGCGCAAGGTCGACCTGGCGGTCGAGATGCAGATCCTGTCGTTCCACGTCGCGCGACGGGCTGACGAGGCCGCCGGTGACGTCGTCAACGGCATCGGTGTGGACGGGGTGGTGATTCGCCCGTGA
- a CDS encoding glutaredoxin family protein, with product MSHHVTLMSRVDCHACEQARADLERICGELGVPWDVRDVDADRELRAEYGDRVPVILVDGEEHGYWSVEEDRLRAALR from the coding sequence GTGAGCCACCACGTCACCTTGATGAGCCGGGTCGACTGCCACGCCTGCGAGCAGGCCCGCGCCGACCTGGAGCGGATCTGCGGCGAGCTGGGCGTCCCCTGGGACGTGCGGGACGTCGACGCCGACCGCGAGCTGCGCGCCGAGTACGGGGACCGGGTGCCGGTGATCCTGGTCGACGGCGAGGAGCACGGCTACTGGTCGGTCGAGGAGGACCGGTTGCGCGCGGCCCTGCGCTGA
- a CDS encoding sigma-70 family RNA polymerase sigma factor has translation MTARARENSVRTVRTLRSRWSAGGQSSTIENVESNAAEEPWNLVRAAQGGDTDAFGALYDRYVDVVYRYVLFRVGDRTLAEDVTSETFLRALRSIGSISYQGRDVGAWFVTIARNIVFDHVKSSRYRLEVTTAELADNREVADGPEQEVLTDATNAELLRCVAQLGEDQRECITLRFIQGLSVAETAARMGRNEGAIKALQHRAVRRLAQLLPTWLR, from the coding sequence ATGACCGCACGGGCACGCGAGAACTCCGTCCGAACCGTCCGGACGCTCCGGTCCAGGTGGAGCGCGGGAGGGCAGTCCAGCACGATCGAGAACGTGGAGAGCAACGCGGCCGAGGAGCCGTGGAACCTGGTCCGCGCCGCTCAGGGCGGCGACACGGACGCGTTCGGCGCGCTTTACGACCGGTACGTCGACGTGGTGTACCGGTACGTGCTCTTCCGGGTCGGCGACCGCACGCTGGCCGAGGACGTCACCAGCGAGACGTTCCTGCGCGCGCTGCGCAGCATCGGGTCGATCAGCTACCAGGGCCGCGACGTCGGCGCCTGGTTCGTCACGATCGCGCGCAACATCGTCTTCGACCACGTGAAGTCCAGCCGCTACCGGCTGGAGGTCACGACGGCCGAGCTGGCCGACAACCGCGAGGTCGCGGACGGTCCCGAGCAGGAGGTGCTGACCGACGCGACCAACGCCGAGCTGCTGCGATGCGTCGCCCAGCTGGGTGAAGACCAGCGCGAATGCATCACCCTGAGGTTCATCCAGGGGTTGTCCGTGGCGGAGACGGCCGCGAGGATGGGGCGCAACGAGGGCGCGATCAAGGCCCTGCAGCACCGAGCGGTGCGCCGGTTGGCCCAGCTGCTGCCCACGTGGTTGCGGTGA
- a CDS encoding molybdopterin-dependent oxidoreductase gives MKRSTAALVGTLGVAAALAAGHLVAGVVGPSASPFLAVGNTAIDFTPSPLKDFAVRTFGTYDKLVLLLGMAVVLLVAAVVAGLLSRRSPLPGTVLATVLGLLGVAAVLYRPDLGQLGVLAPVASLVVGVVVFRRLHAEASRPAETADGRRAFLIASGATAVGAGLAGLVGQFAGGRVDVEASRRAVGELKPTTPAPAVPPGADFAAEGTPAFITPNEDFYRIDTALSVPRVRAEDWVLRVHGMVDRELNLRYDDLRRRDLVERTVTMVCVSNEVGGPYISTANFVGVPLREVLLEAGVREGADQLFSTSADGWTAGSPVDVVLEEDRGALIALAMNGEPLPLEHGFPARLVVPGLYGYVSATKWVVDLELTTFEAKRGYWLDRGWARRAPVKVMSRIDRPEGLSTVPGKVVATGVAWAQPTGIAKVEVRVDNGPWRTATLAEDVNGSTWRMWRIELDLPSGGHTIESRATDKAGSTQPQARLAPVPDGATGWHSIFFTVA, from the coding sequence ATGAAGCGCTCGACCGCCGCCCTCGTCGGCACCCTCGGCGTGGCCGCCGCGCTCGCGGCCGGTCACCTCGTCGCGGGGGTGGTGGGGCCGTCGGCCTCGCCGTTCCTCGCGGTGGGCAACACCGCGATCGACTTCACGCCGAGCCCCTTGAAGGACTTCGCGGTCCGCACGTTCGGCACCTACGACAAGCTCGTGCTGCTGCTCGGCATGGCGGTGGTGCTGCTGGTCGCGGCGGTGGTCGCGGGCCTGCTGTCCCGGCGTTCACCGCTGCCCGGCACGGTGCTCGCGACCGTGCTGGGCCTCTTGGGCGTCGCCGCCGTGCTGTACCGGCCCGACCTGGGTCAGCTGGGCGTCCTCGCGCCGGTCGCGAGCCTGGTCGTGGGCGTGGTGGTGTTCCGCCGGCTGCACGCCGAGGCGTCCCGGCCCGCCGAGACCGCCGACGGCCGCCGCGCGTTCCTCATCGCCTCCGGCGCGACGGCGGTCGGCGCGGGGCTCGCGGGACTGGTCGGCCAGTTCGCGGGCGGCCGCGTGGACGTCGAGGCGTCCCGCCGGGCTGTCGGCGAGCTCAAGCCGACGACCCCGGCCCCGGCCGTCCCGCCGGGCGCGGACTTCGCCGCCGAGGGCACGCCCGCCTTCATCACGCCGAACGAGGACTTCTACCGGATCGACACGGCGCTGAGCGTGCCGCGGGTCCGGGCCGAGGACTGGGTGCTGCGGGTGCACGGCATGGTCGACCGCGAGCTGAACCTCCGCTACGACGACCTGCGGCGGCGTGACCTGGTGGAGCGGACCGTGACGATGGTCTGCGTGTCCAACGAGGTGGGCGGGCCGTACATCTCCACCGCCAACTTCGTCGGCGTGCCGCTGCGGGAGGTCCTGCTGGAGGCGGGCGTCCGGGAGGGCGCGGACCAGCTGTTCTCCACCAGCGCCGACGGCTGGACCGCCGGCTCGCCGGTCGACGTCGTGCTGGAGGAGGACCGGGGCGCGCTGATCGCGCTCGCGATGAACGGCGAGCCGCTGCCGCTGGAGCACGGCTTCCCGGCCCGCCTGGTGGTGCCCGGCCTCTACGGCTACGTCTCGGCCACGAAGTGGGTGGTCGACCTGGAGCTGACCACGTTCGAGGCGAAGCGCGGCTACTGGCTGGACCGCGGCTGGGCGCGGCGGGCGCCGGTGAAGGTGATGTCCCGGATCGACCGCCCCGAGGGCCTGTCCACGGTGCCCGGCAAGGTCGTCGCCACCGGTGTGGCGTGGGCCCAGCCGACCGGCATCGCGAAGGTGGAGGTCCGGGTCGACAACGGCCCGTGGCGGACCGCGACGCTCGCCGAGGACGTGAACGGCTCGACGTGGCGGATGTGGCGGATCGAGCTGGACCTCCCGTCCGGCGGTCACACGATCGAGTCACGCGCCACCGACAAGGCCGGCTCCACCCAGCCGCAGGCCCGGCTGGCCCCCGTCCCGGACGGCGCGACCGGCTGGCACTCCATCTTCTTCACCGTTGCCTAG
- a CDS encoding HAD family hydrolase codes for MVRRRVVEGSAERERLAALAGEASAEAALTVGPVGSVATDLTAAAFFDVDNTMMMGASIFHFARGLAARKYFKNSDLAGFAWQQLKFRVGGREDPQSVAASREQALSFVAGRTVAELISLGEEIYDELMADRIWAGTQALAQMHLDAGQRVWLVTATPVELAQIIARRLGLTGALGTVSEHTDGVYTGRLVGDLLHGRAKAHAVRALAAKEGLDLRRCTAYSDSVNDVPMLSVVGTAVAVNPDSGLRETARKRGWEIRDFRTGRKAAKIGVPSVLGAGALAGVVAATLAYRRRDR; via the coding sequence GTGGTGAGAAGGCGTGTGGTGGAGGGTTCGGCCGAACGGGAGAGGCTCGCCGCGCTGGCCGGTGAGGCGTCGGCCGAGGCCGCGCTGACGGTCGGGCCGGTCGGGAGCGTGGCCACCGACCTCACCGCCGCCGCCTTCTTCGACGTCGACAACACCATGATGATGGGCGCGTCCATCTTCCACTTCGCCCGCGGGCTCGCGGCCCGCAAGTACTTCAAGAACTCCGACCTCGCCGGGTTCGCCTGGCAGCAGCTCAAGTTCCGGGTCGGCGGCCGGGAGGACCCGCAGAGCGTGGCGGCGTCGCGCGAGCAGGCGCTGTCGTTCGTGGCCGGTCGGACGGTGGCCGAGCTGATCTCGCTCGGCGAGGAGATCTACGACGAGCTGATGGCCGACCGGATCTGGGCGGGCACCCAGGCGCTGGCGCAGATGCACCTGGACGCCGGTCAGCGGGTGTGGCTGGTGACCGCGACGCCGGTGGAGCTGGCGCAGATCATCGCCCGGCGGTTGGGCCTGACCGGCGCGCTCGGCACGGTGTCGGAGCACACGGACGGCGTCTACACGGGTCGGCTGGTCGGCGACCTGCTGCACGGCCGGGCCAAGGCGCACGCGGTGCGCGCCCTGGCCGCCAAGGAGGGCCTGGACCTGCGGCGGTGCACGGCCTACTCGGACTCGGTGAACGACGTGCCGATGCTGTCGGTCGTCGGCACGGCGGTCGCGGTGAACCCGGACTCGGGCCTGCGCGAGACCGCCCGCAAGCGCGGCTGGGAGATCCGCGACTTCCGCACCGGCCGCAAGGCCGCCAAGATCGGCGTCCCGTCGGTCCTCGGCGCCGGCGCCCTGGCGGGCGTCGTGGCCGCCACCCTGGCCTACCGCCGCCGCGACCGCTGA
- a CDS encoding fasciclin domain-containing protein yields the protein MRNRKLATAAAIAAATLSLAACGGMDPASSGSGSTSTTTAATTTESMAASDGMTTTADVFGPGCAQVPTDPSDKGSLEGMATDPVATAASNNPLLTKLVAAVGAAGLGDTLNTQKAITVFAPYDGAFAELGDAKFNELAGQPAVLGDILKYHVVGERYDAAALESAGTVDTLLGEELTIAGSGDSMTVNGAPVLCGNIPTANATVFVIGKVLTPPAA from the coding sequence GTGCGGAACCGCAAGCTCGCCACCGCTGCCGCCATCGCTGCCGCCACGCTCTCCCTCGCCGCCTGCGGTGGGATGGACCCCGCGTCCTCCGGGTCCGGCAGCACCAGCACCACGACCGCCGCCACCACCACCGAGTCGATGGCCGCGTCCGACGGCATGACGACGACGGCCGACGTGTTCGGCCCCGGCTGCGCCCAGGTGCCCACCGACCCGTCGGACAAGGGCTCGCTGGAGGGGATGGCCACCGACCCGGTCGCCACCGCCGCGTCCAACAACCCGCTGCTGACCAAGCTCGTCGCGGCGGTCGGCGCGGCCGGGCTCGGCGACACGCTGAACACCCAGAAGGCGATCACGGTGTTCGCGCCCTACGACGGCGCGTTCGCCGAGCTGGGCGACGCGAAGTTCAACGAACTCGCAGGGCAGCCCGCCGTCCTCGGCGACATCCTGAAGTACCACGTGGTCGGCGAGCGCTACGACGCCGCGGCCCTGGAGTCCGCCGGCACGGTCGACACCCTGCTCGGCGAGGAGCTGACCATCGCGGGTTCCGGCGACTCGATGACCGTCAACGGCGCCCCGGTCCTGTGCGGCAACATCCCCACCGCCAACGCCACCGTGTTCGTGATCGGCAAGGTCCTCACCCCGCCCGCCGCCTGA
- the hemC gene encoding hydroxymethylbilane synthase has product MNRTLRIGTRGSALALAQTGHVADALRAAGADVEIVTISTPGDRSSAPIAEIGIGVFTSALRDALANNEIDVAVHSYKDLPTARDPRLSLAAVPPREDPRDALVARDGLTLGELPTGSKVGTGSPRRAAQLEALGLGIEVVPLRGNVDTRIRKVADGELDAVVLARAGISRLGRAAEITETLEPIQMLPAPAQGALAVECRVDDVDAEHLLQSTLDDSASRAAVTAERALLAALEAGCSAPVGALADVVEDLAEDAADGSTQVVLRLSLRGVMATEDGDLLRASATGDLTAAEELGRALAAELLDLSGHATASPAGRS; this is encoded by the coding sequence GTGAACCGCACCCTGAGGATCGGCACCCGCGGCAGCGCCCTCGCGCTCGCGCAGACCGGCCACGTGGCCGACGCGCTGCGCGCGGCAGGCGCGGACGTGGAGATCGTCACGATCTCCACCCCCGGTGACCGCTCGTCCGCACCCATCGCCGAGATCGGCATCGGGGTGTTCACCTCGGCGCTGCGCGACGCGCTCGCGAACAACGAGATCGACGTCGCCGTGCACTCGTACAAGGACCTGCCGACGGCGCGCGACCCGCGCCTGTCGCTGGCCGCCGTCCCGCCCCGCGAGGACCCGCGCGACGCGCTCGTCGCCCGCGACGGGCTGACCCTGGGCGAGCTGCCGACCGGCTCGAAGGTGGGCACCGGCTCACCGCGCCGCGCCGCGCAGCTCGAAGCCCTCGGCCTGGGCATCGAGGTCGTCCCCCTGCGGGGCAACGTCGACACCCGCATCCGCAAGGTCGCCGACGGTGAGCTGGACGCCGTCGTGCTGGCCCGCGCGGGCATCAGCCGCCTCGGCCGTGCCGCCGAGATCACCGAGACCTTGGAGCCGATCCAGATGCTCCCCGCGCCCGCGCAGGGCGCCCTCGCAGTGGAGTGCCGGGTCGACGACGTCGACGCCGAACACCTCCTCCAGTCCACTCTGGACGACTCGGCCAGCAGGGCCGCTGTCACCGCCGAGCGCGCCCTCCTGGCCGCGCTCGAAGCAGGTTGCAGCGCGCCGGTCGGCGCACTGGCCGATGTGGTGGAAGACCTCGCCGAAGACGCAGCCGACGGGTCGACGCAAGTCGTTCTCCGCCTGTCCCTGCGCGGGGTCATGGCGACGGAGGACGGCGACCTCCTCCGTGCGTCCGCCACCGGTGACTTGACCGCAGCAGAGGAACTCGGCCGCGCGCTGGCCGCCGAGTTGCTCGACCTCTCCGGCCACGCCACCGCGTCGCCGGCGGGGCGTAGTTGA
- a CDS encoding lysophospholipid acyltransferase family protein encodes MAEARVIPLHGADRRHGAARARAEAPAPPPEPPVRPVEEAASEGWERRLAELLAFARRRVQGDYEVDEFGFDPDLTDNLLMPPLRPLYEKWFRVEAIGMHNVPGEGGALIVANHSGTLPLDATMTAFAMRADHPKHRHLRMLGADLVFKTPVLGAIARKSGQTLACNPDAERLLTSGELVGVWPEGFKGIGKPFKDRYKLQRFGRGGFVSAALNTGVPIIPCSIVGAEEIYPKIGDIKALARLFGFPYFPVTPFFPLLGPLGAIPLPSKWYIEFGEPIRTDGYGEHAADDPMLVFNLTDQVRETIQQTLYRLLTQRRNVFLG; translated from the coding sequence GTGGCGGAGGCGCGGGTGATCCCGCTGCACGGTGCGGACCGACGGCACGGCGCGGCACGGGCGAGGGCCGAGGCGCCGGCTCCGCCGCCCGAGCCCCCGGTCCGGCCCGTCGAGGAGGCGGCGTCCGAGGGGTGGGAGCGGCGCCTGGCGGAGCTGCTGGCGTTCGCCCGCCGGCGCGTCCAGGGCGACTACGAGGTGGACGAGTTCGGCTTCGACCCGGACCTCACCGACAACCTGCTGATGCCGCCGCTCAGGCCGCTGTACGAGAAGTGGTTCCGGGTCGAGGCGATCGGCATGCACAACGTGCCGGGCGAGGGCGGCGCGCTGATCGTCGCCAACCACTCCGGCACCCTGCCGCTGGACGCGACGATGACGGCGTTCGCGATGCGCGCGGACCACCCGAAGCACCGGCACCTGCGGATGCTGGGCGCGGACCTGGTGTTCAAGACGCCGGTGCTGGGCGCGATCGCCCGCAAGTCGGGGCAGACGCTGGCGTGCAACCCGGACGCGGAGCGGCTGCTGACGTCGGGCGAGCTGGTCGGCGTGTGGCCCGAGGGGTTCAAGGGCATCGGCAAGCCGTTCAAGGACCGGTACAAGCTGCAGCGGTTCGGCCGGGGCGGGTTCGTCTCGGCGGCGCTGAACACCGGCGTGCCGATCATCCCGTGCTCGATCGTGGGCGCCGAGGAGATCTACCCCAAGATCGGCGACATCAAGGCGCTGGCCAGGCTGTTCGGCTTCCCCTACTTCCCGGTGACGCCGTTCTTCCCGCTGCTGGGGCCGCTGGGCGCGATCCCGCTGCCGTCGAAGTGGTACATCGAGTTCGGCGAGCCGATCCGGACCGACGGCTACGGCGAGCACGCGGCGGACGACCCGATGCTGGTGTTCAACCTGACCGACCAGGTGCGCGAGACGATCCAGCAGACCCTCTACCGGCTGCTCACCCAGCGCCGGAACGTGTTCCTGGGCTGA
- a CDS encoding AMP-binding protein — MTASASNISDLVRASAHRGPKHVALVDVTAPGAAGADCTWAEFDAAVDGEAHRLVAAGVRPGDRVVVRLPTGLPFCVAVFGVLRAGGVLVPAGPGQPGRELRKLVSDSGAKLLVGDRGDVDVEALPAPGLEPGEEFTAIGSGEDLAVLGYTSGTSGSPRGAMLSHRALLANVAQCASLRPAPVTAGDRVLLALPLFHVYGLGPGLFQVAGAGATAVLLERFDPDQALTAIREHRVTTLVGVPPMYAAILAQPVDRLRDDLATVRLFTSGAAPLAPGLLDAMRDAVGLPVYEGYGLTETGPVLTTTLAGGAPKAGSVGRALPGVEVRLVDTDGRPLDQDEDEPGTGLVAARGDNLFDGYWPDGAHGPDAEGWFRTGDVGYLDADGDLHLVDRAGDLIIVNGFNVYPHEVEHVVAELAGVAEAAAVGVPDERTGESVKVVIVADEGARLTEDAVKDHCAARLAKFKVPTVVEFATTLPHSPTGKLARARLRLPLA, encoded by the coding sequence TTGACCGCTTCCGCAAGCAACATCTCCGACCTGGTTCGCGCCTCCGCGCACCGTGGACCCAAGCACGTCGCACTGGTGGATGTCACTGCCCCCGGTGCAGCCGGGGCCGACTGCACCTGGGCCGAGTTCGACGCCGCCGTGGACGGCGAGGCGCACCGGCTGGTCGCCGCGGGCGTGCGACCGGGCGACCGGGTCGTCGTGCGGCTGCCCACCGGCCTCCCGTTCTGCGTCGCCGTGTTCGGGGTGCTGCGCGCGGGCGGCGTGCTGGTGCCCGCCGGTCCCGGCCAGCCGGGCCGCGAGCTCCGGAAGCTGGTCTCGGACAGCGGCGCGAAGCTGCTCGTCGGCGACCGCGGCGACGTGGACGTCGAGGCGCTGCCCGCGCCGGGCCTGGAGCCGGGCGAGGAGTTCACCGCCATCGGCTCCGGCGAGGACCTGGCCGTGCTCGGCTACACCTCCGGCACGTCCGGCTCGCCGCGCGGCGCGATGCTGTCGCACCGGGCGCTGCTGGCCAACGTCGCGCAGTGCGCGTCCCTGCGGCCCGCGCCGGTCACCGCGGGGGACCGGGTGCTGCTGGCGCTGCCGCTGTTCCACGTCTACGGCCTCGGCCCCGGCCTGTTCCAGGTGGCGGGCGCGGGCGCGACGGCCGTGCTGCTGGAGCGGTTCGACCCGGACCAGGCGCTGACCGCGATCCGCGAGCACCGGGTGACCACGCTGGTCGGCGTGCCGCCGATGTACGCGGCGATCCTGGCCCAGCCGGTCGACCGGCTCCGCGACGACCTGGCCACGGTCCGCCTGTTCACCTCCGGCGCCGCGCCGCTCGCGCCCGGCCTGCTCGACGCCATGCGCGACGCCGTCGGCCTGCCGGTCTACGAGGGCTACGGGCTGACCGAGACCGGCCCGGTGCTGACCACGACGCTGGCGGGCGGCGCGCCCAAGGCCGGTTCGGTCGGCCGCGCGCTGCCGGGCGTGGAGGTGCGGCTGGTCGACACCGACGGCCGGCCGCTGGACCAGGACGAGGACGAGCCGGGCACCGGCCTGGTCGCGGCCAGGGGCGACAACCTGTTCGACGGCTACTGGCCGGACGGCGCGCACGGCCCGGACGCCGAGGGCTGGTTCCGCACCGGCGACGTCGGCTACCTCGACGCCGACGGCGACCTGCACCTGGTCGACCGGGCGGGCGACCTGATCATCGTCAACGGCTTCAACGTCTACCCGCACGAGGTCGAGCACGTGGTGGCCGAGCTGGCCGGGGTGGCCGAGGCGGCGGCGGTCGGCGTGCCGGACGAGCGGACCGGCGAGTCGGTCAAGGTGGTGATCGTGGCGGACGAGGGCGCCCGCCTGACCGAGGACGCGGTGAAGGACCACTGCGCGGCCCGGCTGGCGAAGTTCAAGGTGCCGACCGTGGTCGAGTTCGCCACGACCCTGCCGCACTCGCCGACCGGCAAGCTGGCGCGGGCCCGGCTGCGGCTGCCCCTAGCCTGA